A segment of the Daphnia pulex isolate KAP4 chromosome 10, ASM2113471v1 genome:
AACACTTTTGAGCATCGAGTACTGGCATCCGGCACAGACCAGGCAAAAGAGAAAGGCGTAGGCGTCTTGAAGAAGTCCAGAGCGAAGTACTAGGGCCGTCAAAATACTAACAGTCAATGCTAAGAGAACGCAAAGGGCACTATCCCAAGATGACACATTCCGATCAAGCAAAGCCAGAAGTGCTAAACGATCAAAGCGAATTTTTATAGAACCCGAAGTGTGAGATGTAGACCATGGGCAACGTGGCCATAACTGGAAACGGTAATAACGCCGCGTTTTTACAAGAGGCAAAATGGGAGGTGATTGAAGTTCTTCCGGCTCAGAGCCCGTTATTCGTAACCTGACGGCTTcattgtggttgttgttggcatTGGGTAGACTGTTGACACGACCCAAAGCTTCAGCCACACTATCCACCATATTAGGCAGGCCAAACGGGTTATGATGGTGGTGATGACGAGTAGGATGGCCATGATGGCGTTCTCCACTTCCCGGACCAAGATGAGTTGCACTAATAAATTGTAATGGACTACGACCAGTATGGAGGTTGTACAGCAGGTACTGCATTGTGTTAGATCCGAAATATTCAGCCACATTAGCTGCTTCCATTGCGGCTGGGTTAGACGTGCTTGATCCAGCCTCGTGACTCCTTCGATCTCGATCTCGGCTGTTACGACTTCTTAGTCGATCTGGTCGATCCGACTCGCGCCGCCTTTCCTTTGGACAAGGTTGAAACAACACAGTTGGACTGTCCGGAACGACTACTGTCAACGCAGAGCTCAAACTGATGGATGAACTACTCAGATGATCACCGGCCATTGTGCTGTTTCCAGGTGTAGATAAGTGGGTGATTCTGGTCGCCGTGGAAACGTTTGCTCCAGAATTGGTTGAAACATCTGCTGTTTGCGTGCCGGTGCCAGAAAACCACGGAAAAGTAGACGGAGGTAAAACGAATGTAGAAGGAAGACACGCCGCTTCTGCCGGTCGCTTCACTTCTTGGTCCTTTCTTTCAGAAGGAACACTGGACGCATAGAAAGCATTTGCTCGTCGTCTTCGGCGCGGCCGATTGGTACACTGTTTACGGTTACGATTTTGACCGGTTGCGCCGGCACTACTGCTTCCACACGTTTCATCTTCTAACATCGCCATTGTATTACTGCTACACGAATCACCAGCTGGGTGTCGCCTTCGTCTGGCCGCCAATTTTCGCCTCTTCGGTGGAGTGAATTGACTTAATTCATCTTGCAATCCCGTAGAATTTGcaactatttcttcttcttccgactcCTCTTCTGTAAAATTTTCgttcaaattgtaaaaacgaaaacataaattaaaattaaagttaatatAATACCAATTTGGCACGTTCCGGAATGTTGACGACGTTTGGGGATAACTCCTTGATCTCCAGATgcttaaaataataagaaatgttttaaaatatgaaatattttgatttactATATGAAACAACCTGGAACCTGAGGTAGAGATGACGTGGAAATAGTAGTGCTAATCGAAGTGGTAAGAGTCGGAGGTGAGCGTAAAGGAAGCGCTTCTCCTGAGATTTGAAAGCAGGACTTATTTCTTCTCCGATATCTATTGCTGCCTATGTGTGCCATTGctaaaattgttgatttaCCTGACTGAGGCAAGGATCGAGGAGGAAGAGGTAGAAGTCGAACAGCTTCGCCTTCTGTACTATCCGTGGTGCTGCTCGAACTTGAATTAGATGTCGGTGTGTCCAAATCTCGAAGTGGAGGATGGGCACATCGACCTTtgcaacaatttaaaataagaaaaataacactTAAATGTCacgtgtaaaataaaaacctgtaGAATGCTCTGCAGAAGTGGTGGGATGAGTTCGCATTGGAGACAACGCAAAGAGTTGTCGGGTTCGCGATACATTCAGACTATGTAAAGCATCTTGACTTGCCGTGGTGCTGCTACTGGCGCTACTGCTGATgggtttctgttgttgttgcttttgcATGGGCGTGCTTGTCAAAAAAGCGGCCCAATCTGGAAGTTCGGTACTCGGTTCAGCAGTAGGTTGGACTAGTAGAGGACTCCGCTCAGTAGGCGTTGTCGCTTGAGCTGCAGCCACCGCACCATCCTCGCAGATAGAAAGATCACTTTCTCGTTCAGCTTCTCTCTGTTGGTGAGACTGTTCAGCATTTTGATGCTCTTTAATGGGATTACATATTGCATAGCTCATTACTCCTCCAACATTTCTAAAAGgattaaaatattaataaaattagcTGTGAATCAATTGGTGACGGAGCATTCGTACTGAGGAGCCGAAGCGGTTGATGACGGATCGGCTGAACCACATGATGTTTCAAGGGCGCTAAGAGTTCGTCGAACAGATGATAAACCCCCATTGCCCGAAGGTCGGGAAGCGCTTTTATTAGTCAGTTGGGCTGGTCCGTCTTCTAGAACAAATCCTAGCTCCAAAGATCCTCCCCCTTGAAGACGTGGTGCTGAAATAGTAGTCCTACTGAGTTCAAAAGCCAGATTCGAGATATTTGAGAAGCGTCGGCCCCCAGTGGATGGTCGAAGACAACTTCGTTGTGCTCTTTCGGCCTCCTCCGAGTCCATCGATTTGAGTGAAGTCATGGCTTCAGGCGTGAATGAATCATCGTCGTCCGCAAATGACTGCCCCTGAGAAAGTCGATATGCAATTTCtaattgaaagagaaagtttTCGATTCCCAGTACCTTCAGTTTGACGACTGACTGTCGAGATGTCTTCTCCGTCTGGGCATCGTTGACCACAATGGCTGGCTCACTGCTGGCCGAACTACTTTTGCGATGAACGTCGACTTTTACATCACAATGTTGATCGTTGCTAGCTGTAGCAGCAGTAGACAATCCTACAATAGCTTCGGCCGTTGAAGGATTAGGTCGTCCTTGCGGACTTTGGTTCGGttctgaatgaaaacaaatgtcaGGCACTGTTGGCGAGACACTGTCACAACGAGAATCTTTGGCATTCAGCACTTGCAGCTCAATATCTTCAAAatcactgtaaaaaaaaaacaagcaaggTCATCAGCTGAATTTGTGTTGGCTATAATATTACTAACATATGGTGACACAATAtaaacaaaatagaattttttaaacggACCTGTTTGCTTGGTTGCCTTTGTGTCGCTGCCTATGTATATCTTGTGGTTGTTCTTCAATAGATTCACTGGTGTCAAACATCAAATGCAATCGCAGATTGATTATTTTGATTGCAGCAAATGCAATCAGAACAGCACCAGCGTAAGCCACCCAAGGATACCACGTACAACTAGACcactgaaaatgtttcaaatataATGTATTCATaagaaatttgagaaaatattcattttatttgcttACCAAGTGAACCAAGAAGGGTGacagaacaagaaaaatccacGTATAAAAGTGGAATGTGTTGCAGAAGAGGTCCTAATgggatgaaaatatttgtaagCCCAAATGTTAAATTCCGTGTTTTTATAATATAACCGTTATTACATGATGAGGATCGTAGAAAAATCCTCCCGTTACAGAGGCCCACACTCCCTGTCTGAGAATCTCCAGGGTTTGAAACCCCATAATGGAGTTTGCCGACTTGTTCAGCAGTTGACGTCCACATTAATAAATATACAAGGAATATACATGGAGAGCTTTGTCTAGAGAGCTGAGCAACGTCGAATTTAATCCAAAAACGGTAAGTAACAGAAACACAATTTCGCAATTTTTATACGTTCTTCATGTATTCATTCAAGAGATACCCTCGAGCTGATACGACGAAACCATCTTTTACTCATTCccgtttttctaaaatactGGGCCTTACTAGCCTACTTGTTGTCAGCAAACTCgctcaataatttttttaaataatcatccgttgcaatttgaatttcaaatcaaactttattataattttttttttttgtattttattctaattttatttaattaagagttattatttttaaattagtaaACGTGAAAATCAGTTTTACTGCTCTCGGCAAGGCCATCTATTGAGAACGATTATAAACTTTTTGTCATGGCCTTTATTTTGTATTGGTTGCATTATTAGACTACGGTGGCGCTCTACACTTGGTGTTATTGTGGGCCAAAAAATTGTGTAAAAATGGCGTTAGTGTATGTGTGAGAAGTGATGACCTGCTGACCAAAATATGGGAGGATTTCATAGAACTCATATTTGTGTGTACTAGTCTGATGAGTGTTTATCGAGTTTTCTCACAGCTTACCGTTTCCAAGTGAAGTTTGACCAACAAATTCTATAATAGGATTGGACTAGAAATAATAGGGTACTTTGGAAACAAAACTACAGTCTGTAGTACAGTGGGTTGATTGGGGTGTCGACGAAACCCATGGGTGAACTACTACTCGATCTTGAGGATATACAAGCAGTAGTATTTGATGAAATTACAGAAGAGCAAGGAGGAATCTACTATACAGCTGATGAGGTGGCTGTGACGAATGCCTCCTCTCGATGCCTCCTGGAAAACTCGAACCCAAATGGAATCGAGCAAGTTTGCCAGCATTTTGCCAGCTGGAGATGGGAGACGTCTTAGAACTGGCACAACTCCCAACCCTTCATTCAACCAACAACAGCTTCAACAGCCTGCGAGCCTAAATCTGACCTGGacagacagcagcagctcaggtAGTCACAGTAGACAAAAGAGACTGTCAACCTGTACAGCTCAGTTTGATTATGACGCTCAAGGAGAAGATGAGCTCAGCTTACGCAGAGGACAAGTGGTAGAGATCCTATCCAAGGATGCTAAGATATCTGGGGATGAAGGCTGGTGGACGGGTAAGATCGGTGACAAGGTGGGCATCTTTCCGTCAAATTTTGTtgccgaagaagaaagtgacCGCGTTTCCAGCCATCGCCACAGGAGAGGCAATCTCTTTGACGAGGATGACCAGCCGATTGAAATCGACTTTAGAGAACTACAGCTGGAAGAAGTTATCGGTGTTGGTGGATTTGGCAAAGTCTACCGCGGTATCTGGCGAAACGAAGTGATCGCCGTCAAAGCGGCTCGCCAAGATCCTGATGAAGACATCAGTCTCACCCTTGATAACGTCCGCCAAGAAGCCCTCGTCTTTTGGAGGCTACATCACGAGAATATCGTCGCTTTGAAGGGTGTCTGTCTACAGGTTAGTTCCGTTTACAAGCTCGTTCGGAGtcctcatttctttatttataactCGCTGTCTTTCTGTATTTATAGGAACCTAATTTATGTCTGGTGATGGAGTACGCTCGTGGTGGGCCGTTGAACCGAGTCCTTACCGGCCGCAAAATTCGTCCCAGCGTTTTGGTCGACTGGGCTATTCAGATCGCACGCGGAATGAATTACCTGCACAACGGGGCCCCGATCTCGCTCATTCACCGCGACTTAAAGTCGTCGAACGGTGAGTCCACCTCGATCCATCATTTTGCCAGGGCTTTGGCGACACGGGCGTCGTTTTGTGTGGGAGTTGGTTGAACGTCCTTGACAATCGGGCGCAAGTCTGCAAGGTCTTGACAAGACCTTTTATGGGGAAGagagaaatgtgtttttcGCTCCGTTTGGTTCTGTTTCCATCATCCGCATCGACttccattttcctcttttgtcgTGTGCATCGAGGGCCGTTTGCCAAATGCCAACCGAAAAAATCTGGATAGACTCTTTGGCTActtctcttattatttatgATATTCTTTTTGGGGTTCCTGAATATTCCGGCTGTTTGTGCCACTACAAGTAGTATCCAATTCGGTTTGGCACTGGACTCCCATTTCCATATCAATCCATCGGCGGCTGATGCATTATTCATCGGAGGAAACCCGGTTTTAGTCACATTTCTTCGCTCCCTTTCTTTCTGGTCGTCACTGTCGTTCATTGTTAGTGGAACGCGGGTCCGACTTAGCCTCAACAGCGTAACCGTCACATCTCTCCCGACGCGTGAAGATTTCGAGAACCCGAGCGCCCTTGCCATGGCGCGACACGGGATCGATGTCATAGCCGTGTTGGCACCagcacgaaaaacaaaaatccaatcCCTCAGTCTATAACTGGGGCCTCTCTACACGGCCACTTTTCAGTCTTCCTAGctaacgttttctttttcttttccatggCATGATGACCCGTCATTTCATGTTGTTTGGCTGTTTCTATCGTGGGGTTGTTCCAGATGGCACATAGGGCACGTGCCTGATCCCTATCACATAACACATTGCGTGTACATACGTAGTTGCTCTTTTTCCAAAGGAGCTCGATTGATCCCCCTattccccctctcttttccGGGACAATGGGagcgaggggggggggtctgGCATGTGATGGATGGATTATTTTTGGAGGAAAGctctccttttgttgttgttgttgtttcagcTGCTTACAGCCTCATTAGGCAACCGACAGTCGGTGAGGGCCCTCATGGAATAATAGCCCCCCGAATCGATTATGGAACTCTGACACACAAAAAGCAGGATGGAGATATTGGGGGAGAAATGTCTTGAGTCATGCGTCCATTAGTCATTCAGGATTTGTTGGGCACAGTGAAAACAAAGATGATTGTCGAGAGTGCACAAGTGAAAAGAATTTCATAGTAATGGACTTTTGTTATGCTTGCAGTGCTGATAGCGGAGCCGATAGAAAATGAGGACTTGCAGTTCAAAACGCTGAAGATCACGGACTTTGGACTGGCCCGCGAAGCGTACAAGACGACGCGTATGTCGGCGGCCGGTACCTATGCCTGGATGGCGCCGGAGGTCATCAAATCGTCTACCTTTTCTAAAGCATCTGATGTTTGGAGTTACGGCATTGTACTCTGGGAGATCCTGACGGGCGAAACGCCATACAAGGGCATCGACGCGCTGGCCGTCGCCTACGGCGTGGCCGTCAAGAAGCTCACGCTGCCCATTCCTACCACCTGCCCGGCGCCCTGGAAGAATCTCATGCAGAGTACGGGTTTTCTCTCCTGATTTCTTTCGACGTCATAATATACGATTATTGCCCAATCGGGAGCGCTTTTTACCATGTTGTAGAATTCGTGACAAACTGCTTTTCTCTGTGTACAGTGTGCTGGGAGCCTGAGGCTCACGATCGACCATCGTTTGAAAAGATCCTAATGCTCCTGGATGAAGTTGCTCGATCACCTTTCGCTCAAACCCCTCACGAGAGCTTCCACACGATGCAAGAAGattggaaaatggaaattgaagcCATGTTTGATGACATCCGagtcaaagaaaaagtagaaaattcagcgttattaattcaattcagCATTTTCAATTATGTCAATGAAAAATTTAGGAACTACGTTGTCGCGAGGAGGAATTGCGTCAAGCTATGCTCCAACAAAAGCTTCACGAAGAACATTTGAAGAAACGAGAACAGGtttgcattttgttttttgttccctGTCAAAGTAATGTTGCCAACATGATTCGATTACTTTTCATGTCAGGAATTGGCGGAGCGAGAAATCGACCTGCTGGAACGTGAGCTGAACATGATGATGATCCAACAAGAACGCgccgctgctgcagctgccCCTACGccgaagaaaaggaaaggcaAATTCAAAAAGAGCCGGCTGAGATTGTTGAAAAAGGACGGCGGCCATCACATCTCCATGCCGACTGGTAACGCCAATGGAACATGCACCTTTGTGTTGCGGCGTCTTGCGTTGTTTGTTAGATCGTTCTCCTTTTGTCGTTGCTAGATATTCCCCACCATTTTGTGCGTGTGTCTGTGTtgtgttttgtgttgtgtttattcgtttttcttttttagactttCGCCACAATATAACGATACAGTTGACGCCCTCGCGTGCCGAGCTTAACCGGCTCCAAGTTCAAATGCAAAATGGTTTGTACCAGTGCATACGTGGTGTCCTTCTTTTGTAATTCGTTCTTACCAAACAAGGATTCGACTAATACCAAATCTGTGTAGATCAACTCATAATTCCGCATGCGAGGGCTTTTGTGACTCATATTTCGTTATTTATTCCGTTCACGTAGATTGACATCTTGGCAATTAATCACTTCTATATAGCCTACAtctttttctgtctttctcctttttttttcttttatctccgCACTCTTTCTACGCTGCTCTTCTTTTTAATCGCCCGGGACTAGACTTCCGGCATAACCTGACCGTTCAGCAGACGGAGGGTGGTTTCATGGAACTGCGTCACCCGTGTTCTGTGCTTGCTGGAGGCGACAACGTGGCCCTTCCATCGGATCCCTCCGTCGACAGCTCTTCCACTTCCACCATCGCTAGACTAAAGGCTATCGCATGTGAGTAATACTAACCCACTCTTCAACcgtctgtttcattttttattttacattcatTTCTTTCGGTTGGGTTGGGCAGAAAGGGAAATAACACGTACGTATTGAACATTTGCGTGAGGAtcttgttttacaaatttgtttcatccCCTCAGTTCCGGCCGATGGAGTCAAAGGAAAAACTTGGGGCCCGAGTACGGTGCACCAGAAAGAACGAGCTCATATTCGGCCTGTCGTCGAGAGAGCTGAAGGGCACCGCCAGTGGAGTAGATCAGCACCAAATTTGGAGAAGACCCAAAAGGGATTATtggctgccgccgccgctgctgcagctgctgctgccgcccaAAGTGGCCATCCTTCCTCGCTCTCCACATCATCCACACTACCCGATTTAGGTGAGTTAGTGTTTTACGACGCATTCCAAGatgttgaaataaattgttcCTATTACGTATATAGATCGGATGGATAACGGCTCCGTTCCGCGCCCTCTTCCCCCCGGTTATGTCTCTGGAATCAATGGCTCTTCTGGAAATAGTAGTTCAGATTCGAAACGATCTAAAGGCGGGTTAGAATATCACTTATTTAACGCTGCGGCCATGTTGGCCGGAGTGGCTTTGGGCGGAGACATCCGCTATTCCGGAGTAACAATGCTACACCCCAGTCGACCGGCACAGAATAGAAGGTACGCATCATTTTGAACACCCTTGgctggatttttgttttcaagatCCAATTTTTACACGCAAACAGAGCCAGTCAACAACAAGATGACGAAATATCAGATCCCAGACGGTGGGGTTACGCAAGTGCTGCCGGTACGTTGACAAATAATGAAGTAGCAGCACGTCTGTCTTCCGCTATTGGAGATTACGAATTGCCGTTGTCTCAATACGCTGCGACGGCCGCGGCTGGGACGACAACAGCAACGCCTGGAGGATATTCGCACAACACGTACCACGGGCAGGTGCGACACCAACGAGCGCCACTGATCATGGACAACCCCAAACCACTCCGGTTCATTGATAATCCACCGGGACCATTGTATTCACAATCCGCCTTGGCTTCTTACCACCAAAGAAGACGATCCTCCAATGCCAGTAACGATAGCGAGGTAAGAACAATTTGATTCATCTGAAAAGTTTGCCTTATTAATCGTCCATTTACATGAATAGGCTTATTCTTGTGGTGGTTTCGATTCTGCTCGGATGGAGAGCAGTGCTTACGGTGCGGAACGATCGTATGAACAGTACGCTTATGGTTATCCGAGTAGCAGTGATCACGGTCGACCACCACCTCATCCCGCATCAGGTCATTATTCCACCACTGGCGACTGGAATCCGACGTCTTATCGAGGATACGGAAGTGAACAGGTATAAGCTATTGACCCGGTTTCGTCATTCATTAGTATTCATTCGGTATTTTTGAAGCAGATTCGCGCCCCGGAAAGCTTACACACGTACGAAAATACAGGGAATCTCAACACGAGTGGCAATAGTCGTTTGTCCGGCAGAATTTATGGAGCCGGCAACAGCGCCAATCATCGTAGAACATCGTCGAACGTGTCAAACTCTTCGAGCGGCGGCACCATTGGCTTAGCTAATAGTTCGAACGTTAACCCCAGTTTCCGGCTGGAAGACGAACTGGATTCGGTACACGTTCAGACGGCTGCAACGGGTGGACATCCGGGTCGTGTGGCTTTCGATTTAGATCCTCGTTCTACTGCCTCTCCCGCCACATCGTATCGAATTGCTCGTCAAAATTCGTTGGAAATGGAACGGCCTGGCACAttggtaaacaaaaatatttgtctCCAAAGATTATTTTACTCTCATCAATTCATATTTAATTCTTCTACAGGGTTTAGAACCACCGCGACTTAGATCCAGTTTAAGGAAGACCAATTATTCTGTAGTTAACGTGATCGGGGGAAGTGGGAGCGGGAATACTAGCCGGGTGTGGAATTCATCCACCGGTGGCGGAGGGAGCGGCGGAGGATCAGGTGGAGGCACTCCAACCAACCCTACTCCTCCCGATTCTATGCATAGCGAAGACAGCAGTTACGTATCGGCCAAAGAGACGAGTTCGTCACAACATTCTAGCGTTTCAGCTCCACGCGTCCGTTTCTCACCGGTGGCCGCCTCGTTCAGCGGCGACGGGCGCACCCTCATGGACATTCCGGTTCAGGGTCAAAGTCAGGACTACACCATTCCTCTGAAGGTGATTTTCAACATTTGATCCAGATTTCAATTATCGactgtaaaaataattgcGTGAAATGTTTTGACAGGCTGCGAGACCAGTGCGTCGCGACTACCTCGCTTCGCGATCATCCAAGTCAACCTTGAGCGAACTGGAACGCGAATTCTTGTGAAGGGACGCACATTAGCATCACCACCTTTGTCggcaagaaaacaaaaatcaggtcatgaatctttttttgagaTGTATAGCCAAGCCAACAGGATTGCTGCTTTTTATCGTCgtctttgaactttttttaaaattaattaaggaTCTGAGTTGACAGTTAACTGATTCTACTTTGTATTCCAGAACAAATAGTTAGACGCTGTatctaaaaaattgtgttggaTTTTATtcgaggcaaaaaaaaaacacctctGTGATGTCtacaatttaaaatgaaaaaatttataacagtgAAAATAACATTCCGCCATATCAAACTCCCTCACATCTTTCCCAACTAAACGCAACcgtttttttagattttgtttatttgtttgtttgttttttttacctctgAAATCTCCGCTGCCTAGTATTGTTGATCACCTTGATTGTGTGGCTTAGGAGAGATCGTCGACACGGAAAACAGccgcttctttttatttttaatacgtGCTTTACACACATAAACCTCTATACATAAgcgattttaaatattatatacatatgtaTAGTAAACACCTAATCTCCAGTGTCTTCTATTTTGTccaaagtaaaaagagaaaaacaaaaaaattatcaatcaCAATCTgcctcgtgtgtgtgtgtgtgtcccctatctttttttcgattcatcAAAGTGTGTGACTCTTCGATCCCCTGACGATGGCAGCTCTGGATGGATTTGAAGGCTTCCTTTTTGAAccctattcttttctttccttgacCGTGGCAATCTATGATTGGCATATACCAGTGGTTTTGACACAACGATGCATTCCTCTTCCTAACTCCCTttttcacattattttttttttctcctttcgttGTTCTGGATGTACATATTTGTCACGCTGATGATCAAAACACGGCTATACACCCCCTCTCCCCCCTGTCcttgtgaaagaaaaaaaatacttaatatCGTAAAAGTCTGTTTGGggtcttctctttcttgatgaaaacaaaaagaaaatctattaTCATGTCGGTCAATTGTGCTGGGACGAGAAATACAGTGCCAATCGAACGTCTCATCATgaactgatttattttttattctccatgaagagaaaaattgtacctcttttctcattaaaaaaaaaacaaaacatagttaaacaaaaaagaaactgaactGAAAATCATTTCCCCCAGAATGTACAGACCGACAATGAATATTCCACCAATATCgagaaataatattaataatgaaaagaaaaacaacgcgCGAcaggcaacacacacacaagacacattTATGTTACAACGAAATTAAGCGAATCTGAggatgaatttcaaaaaaaaaaatggccaaagaTCTTGGCGTTGTTCTTTTacgttacaaaaaaaaacatggcacGGGGGAGGGAGTTTCAGCTAACGAGACAAGAGAAGCTACCGACAAAATTCAGACACTCcaaaagaacaataaagaGGCTGTGGATGAGTCTTTGGGCGACATGGAAGGTACCGTGTCAACATCCGTGAATCACGTACTCAAATAAAGAACGTATAAGATGTGAGACGGCCGAGGCACTTTCATGTTTAGGTTAAAACTCCCCAGTTGCGTCTCTTTTACACAGCGTCACTGGGTCAGTTCATTTTGGTCTACATGTC
Coding sequences within it:
- the LOC124205033 gene encoding mitogen-activated protein kinase kinase kinase 11-like isoform X3, whose translation is MPPLDASWKTRTQMESSKFASILPAGDGRRLRTGTTPNPSFNQQQLQQPASLNLTWTDSSSSGSHSRQKRLSTCTAQFDYDAQGEDELSLRRGQVVEILSKDAKISGDEGWWTGKIGDKVGIFPSNFVAEEESDRVSSHRHRRGNLFDEDDQPIEIDFRELQLEEVIGVGGFGKVYRGIWRNEVIAVKAARQDPDEDISLTLDNVRQEALVFWRLHHENIVALKGVCLQEPNLCLVMEYARGGPLNRVLTGRKIRPSVLVDWAIQIARGMNYLHNGAPISLIHRDLKSSNVLIAEPIENEDLQFKTLKITDFGLAREAYKTTRMSAAGTYAWMAPEVIKSSTFSKASDVWSYGIVLWEILTGETPYKGIDALAVAYGVAVKKLTLPIPTTCPAPWKNLMQMCWEPEAHDRPSFEKILMLLDEVARSPFAQTPHESFHTMQEDWKMEIEAMFDDIRVKEKELRCREEELRQAMLQQKLHEEHLKKREQELAEREIDLLERELNMMMIQQERAAAAAAPTPKKRKGKFKKSRLRLLKKDGGHHISMPTDFRHNITIQLTPSRAELNRLQVQMQNVPADGVKGKTWGPSTVHQKERAHIRPVVERAEGHRQWSRSAPNLEKTQKGLLAAAAAAAAAAAAQSGHPSSLSTSSTLPDLDRMDNGSVPRPLPPGYVSGINGSSGNSSSDSKRSKGGLEYHLFNAAAMLAGVALGGDIRYSGVTMLHPSRPAQNRRASQQQDDEISDPRRWGYASAAGTLTNNEVAARLSSAIGDYELPLSQYAATAAAGTTTATPGGYSHNTYHGQVRHQRAPLIMDNPKPLRFIDNPPGPLYSQSALASYHQRRRSSNASNDSEAYSCGGFDSARMESSAYGAERSYEQYAYGYPSSSDHGRPPPHPASGHYSTTGDWNPTSYRGYGSEQIRAPESLHTYENTGNLNTSGNSRLSGRIYGAGNSANHRRTSSNVSNSSSGGTIGLANSSNVNPSFRLEDELDSVHVQTAATGGHPGRVAFDLDPRSTASPATSYRIARQNSLEMERPGTLGLEPPRLRSSLRKTNYSVVNVIGGSGSGNTSRVWNSSTGGGGSGGGSGGGTPTNPTPPDSMHSEDSSYVSAKETSSSQHSSVSAPRVRFSPVAASFSGDGRTLMDIPVQGQSQDYTIPLKAARPVRRDYLASRSSKSTLSELEREFL